TGTTAAACTGCCACCCCTGAAAATTCCTCCTTTTAGCGGTGATACAAATAAATGGCTTCAGTTCCGAGACATGTACTTGTCTCTCATTCACAATAATGATAATTTGGACAACATAAGTAAATTCCATTATTTAAAATCATACTTGGAGGGTTCCGCTCTGGCAGTCATTAATTCGGTCAGCGTTTCGGCAGATAATTATCAAATTGCTTGGTCGTTGCTCTGTGACAGGTACAATAATAAGCGTCTATTAATTAACGAACACATTAAATGTCTATTTTCGATTGAGGCGCTCTCTAAGGAGTCCGACCGGGGCCTGCGCAACTTAGTAGATGCAATTTCAAAAAATTTAAGTGCTTTGAAATTGTTAGGCGAGCCAACTGATAGTTGGGGCACGCTTATTATTTATATAGGCTCATCGAAGTTGGACTCGGTAACCGCGAGAAATTGGGAGGAACATCGAAGCAAATTAGAGACCCATACTTTGGACGATTTTTTCAACTTTCTTCGTCAAAGGGCAACTGTATTAGAAACAGTCTACGCCGCTAAAACTTCAAATAATCAAAGTCATAATATTAATAAGGTTGAAAATCGTCACAACTTTAATAGGTCGAAATCATTCATTTCTTCTTCGCTCGATTCACACCCCCGTGGCAGTTGTTTGGCATGTAAACAAGATCATAAATTATATGAGTGCAACAAATTTAAATCGATGTCTGTGGAAGAACGAAATGCAAAGGTTTTTCAATGGAAATTATGTAGTAATTGTTTACGTAATGATCACCAATCGTACCAATGCCGCCTCGCTGGTTGCCGCATCTGTAAAAGAAGGCATAATACTTTACTTCATAAAACAAACAACTTACCCAGCGGTTCTCAACCGCATCAAacacaatcatcatcatcatcatcgcgACAAGAGATACAAAATAACGTAGAATCGTCTGCGTCTACATCCTTACCTatcaattcaacttctaacctTGAAGTACCTACTAATACTACTGATAACGCATCTTCTGGCCCGCGTCCGGTAATTACACTGTCTGCTGGCTCCTCAGGCTTCGGTCTTCATTCTACAGCTGTAGTCGAGGTGTCAAACAATggcaacataataaaattgcgcgCTCTTCTAGACAATGGTTCGCAAACTTCATTCATAACGGAGGCGGCTCGAGCTAAGTTAGGATGCCCTAcaattaaaaaattcaagtgcGTGTCCGGTCTGCAAAATGCCATCGTAGGCACTGCCGAACACTGCAACGTACAGATAAGGTCTACTTATACCTCATTCACTACAAATGTTAAATGCTATGTCCTACCAGTCATAACTGACATTGTTCCTCAAATTGAGATACGAGTTGACGAACTAGCCATCCCCGGCCACATACAATTAGCTGATCCAGACTTCTATCGCCCTGGAGACATCGATATTCTTCTAAGTCTGGAAGTCTTCTGGGACGTTCTGGGTACTTCTCAAATAAAACTCGGACCAAACAAACCGGTCCTCCACGAAACTGAGCTTGGATGGATCCTCGGTGGCCGCAATATGGGGAAAGGTACAAAGCGTAATAGCAAACCTTATTGCCATTTTAGTCAAGATATACAACAGCAACTTGTAAAGTTCTGGGAAATAGAAGAAGTTCCTAAAACCCAACCTACGTCAAATAGCGACGAATACTGTGAAACCCTTTTTCAAGAAACAACGCAGCGTGGAGAGGATGGTAGATTTTGCGTTCAAATACCTCTGTGTGATTCACCAGATGTCTTAGGCGACTCATTTAAAATAGCCGAACGGCGACTACATCAAATGGAACgtaaaatgaaacaaaaatcTGAATTTAAAGATGAGTATTCTAAATTTATGCAAGAGTACGAGCGCCTAGGACATATGAGTGAAGTACCTAAGCCCGAGCGAGGATGCTACCTACCTCATCACGCTGTGATACGTGAATCTAGCGAAACTACGCGCTTGCGCGTAGTTTACGACGCGTCAGCAAAAACGTCATCAGGCGTATCATTTAATGATATCCAACATGTCGGACCTGTCGTCCAGGACGACCTCTTCTCCATATTGCTTCGTTTTAGGCAACACAAATATGTAGTGACAGCCGATGTGGAGAAGATGTATCGTCAAATTTTAGTAAAGCCCGAACAACGTCATCTACAGATGATTTTATGGCGTGAGCAATCGGATCAACCAATTAAAATATACCAACTGAATACAATTACATATGGTACATCATCTGCGCCATTCCTAAGTACACGGTGTCTAGTTCAGCTCGCTAATGAATGCACTGATGTAAGAGTTGCTAATGTAATAAAGCACGATTTTTATGTAGATGACGTCATTACAGGGAGCAGTTCAAAGGAGGACTTGTGCTAcataataaattcaataacGGAAGTTCTTCATTCAGCGCACTTGCCATTGCGTAAATTCCGTTCTAACATAGGTTCCGTCCTTCAAGACAATTCGAATGCATTGATACCTAAAGATCTAGATTTCAGTTCACAATCAAGTGCTTTAGGACTCAAATGGGATCCAAGCACTGATACATTCAACTTTCCTGTCGATATTAAACATTCGTCAGTAGCCACCAAGCGATCGATCTTATCGAATTCTGCTAGATTGTTCGATCCTCTAGGGTTGTTGAGCTTATGTACAATTGTGCCAAAAATAATTCTAAAAAATTTATGGCTTACTAAGTTAGACTGGGATGATCCTATTCCCACAGATTTATCAAAATCGTGGTTTAATTTTGTGCTAGGCCTTAAGAGCCTGACTAACTTTCAAATACCTAGATTTGCTCTCGCTGATGATCCCGATGCGATCGTTGAATTGCATACATTTTGCGATGCGTCGCAAGATGCGTATGCAGCATGCGTCTACTTGCGTTCGATTAGTAGCTCAGGTAGCATATCAGTAAATTTATTGTGCGCTAAAACAAAAGTCAGTCCCGTGAAAGCTCAGACAATACCGCGTCTTGAATTATGCGGAGCTTTATTAGCTGCTCGATTAAGCTCGAAAGTAATCGAAGCTTTACGACTTACAGTCACCAACATCTATCATTGGACAGACTCATCTGTAACTCTAGGATGGATCTGTTCACCCTCGCAGAATCTTAAAACGTTTGTATCAAACCGTGTCGCAGAGATTCAACAGCTTACAGCAAATGGATCCTGGAGACACGTCCCAGGTGTTCAAAACCCTGCGGACTTAGCATCACGTGGTGTAAGTCCATCACAAGTAGCTGATGCTAACCTATGGTGGCACGGCCCCTCCTTTCTATTAGAAGGGCCATCAGCCTGGCCAGAAGTCATTAAACCTAGTGCCAACATAcctgaaataaaaacttacaaaacTAATTCTAAACCTAAAACTACTATACCTATAACATGCACTACAACTATACCTATAACCTATGACAAATTAGTAAATTTCGAAAATTTCTctaaatttacaatattattacgAAGCTTGGCTTATGCATTGCGTTTTGTCCACAACGTACGACactcaaataataaaacaacTGGCCATCTAACTACAGACGAACTGCAATTGTCATTACATCATCTTGTTAAGCAACACCAAGAGGAGTGTTTCGAGCATGAACTACATctactaaatgataaaaaatgCTTACCTTCAAAATCGCGAATCCTTTCTCTCAGACCCTTCGTGGATGAGAAGAGTATCCTCCGAGTAGGCGGACGTATTCAAAATTCATCTGAAATATTTAGTAAAAAGCATCCGATTATCTTGGACTCTAAAAATCGTTTTACCAAATTACTTTTTATCCAAGAACACAAAAAATTGTGCCACGGAGGTGCTCAGCTTTTACTGACTAACGTCAGGCAATTGTACTGGCCTGTTGCTGGAAGAAGATTAGCTAAATCCACTGTAAACAATTGTAAAATTTGTAAAATACTTAAAGCTAAATCTGTTATACCAATAATGGGAAACTTACCCTCCGCTCGAGTCAATCCTAGCTTCGCTTTCGAGGTTACCGGTATCGACTTCGCTGGTCCATTTCCGACTCGCGACCGAAAGGGACGTGGttgcaaaataattaaaagttatttatgtatattcgTCTGTTTTGCAACCAAAGCAATTCATTTGGAAATTGCATCAGACTTGAGTGCGGAGGCATTTATCATGTGTTTAAATCGTTTTATCTCTCGCAGAGGAAAGCCTAGCGTAATCCATTGCGATAATGGCCGAAACTTTGTAGGCGcaaataatgaatttaaaagaTTCTTGGAATCTTGCGGTGAATCCATCTCGTCATATGCTGCCGGTGAATTCATAAATTTCAAGTTCTCACCTGCTTATTCACCGCATTTTAACGGACTTAGTGAAGCTGGCGTGAAGGCTGCCAAGCATCATTTAACGCGTATGATAGGGAACACTAACCTCACCTTTGAGCAATTGTCGTCTCTATTTGCACAGGTCGAGGCAATTCTTAATTCCAGGCCTATAACTCCCCTATCAGCCGATCCTACAGACTTTTACCCTTTGTGTCCCGGGCACTTCTTGATCGGCAAACCGCTCACATCATTGCCATCGCCCACACTCACCGAAATCAACCCAAATCGTCTTAGAAAATATGAGCACATTGAGCAGATGCGACAACAATTTTGGGAGAGATGGCGCACTGAATATTTGAACGAGCTGCAGCAACGATCAAAGTGGCGCATCAATCAGGGAAAACTCGCTGAAGGCGATATGGTGGTCCTCAAGGAGGCTAACTTGCCACCACTCAAATGGCGCATGGGCCGCATTCATCGACTGTATCCAGGAGCCGATGGGATAGCACGCGTTGCAGACGTGAACACGTCCAAGGGTATCATCCGCCGTGCCGTCACAAATCTCTGCCCGCTACCTAACGATGAGCGTGAAGAAGCTACTCGAAAACCCACAGTTTTCGAGGGGGGGAAGATGTCTACACTCACCCTTACCTAGCTGCTGGACGAGAGAGGGGCAGACGCGCGGGAGgaggacatatgaccttttgaATGACATTACCAATCCATCTACGGCACGATCAAGCTGCCTTGTACTTCAATATTAACCCTataccaaaattatgttatatatACTCATTTGTGGAAGCTGattatacttatatatactGCAAACCGTCTACTTCATTGAAGAGCACCGAATTATCCaacaaatgctactagaaaagtgggttaggttaggtttgaattgcgacccttacagaaaagaaatgctactagaaaagtgggttaggttaggtttgaactgcgacccttgcagaaaagaaatgctactagaaaagtaggttaggttaggtttgaactgcgacccttacagaaacaaaatgctactagaaaagtgagttaggttaggttaggactgcgactgttacagaaataaaatgctactagaaaaaggtgacgaagtggattaaatattaattaatttaataggataacgatatattaaatatttgcatatttttaattaaaaggtggttacaattttggtggtcatttactatttttgggtttacaattattattttggagtcatttgctttataataggatagcaagatttaaaaatttggttataagtttacattaaaatggagttctaattttggtgctcatttactatttttgggtttacaatgattattttggtgtcattttctttaataggatagcaagatgtaaaaatttggttatcatttcacattaaaatggggtttgaaatttggtaataatttactatttttgggttcataatgattagtttggtgtcatttcatttaaaagaatagtaaaatgtaataaaattggtaatcatttcacattaaaatggtgttataattttggtgatcatttattattttagggtggtaaaatagattttattggtattaaattttactaaatctggtgatcagttaaatagcagccttaatTATACTATATCttgtgatcagttaaataccagCCAATAATTTATATGACATTACAGATTACAGACTGttttagaagtcggttttttctattaaagattacaacgtacgaacgtgccttgctatttcagtcagtctaggtacagttgacgtcaaagatatgtttacactttttgccttatttcaaaggagtaaggtgtaaaagtgtaaacatatctttgacgtcgactgcacctagtctgactgaaatagcaaggcacgttcgtacgtttccgtaaaaaacgaaggaaaacaattatgcactacatctgttacaagaatattttgacaataaccttaaatatttttctcTTTTAAGTGGCATCTAAACTGCAAGAGGTGACATTGGAGCAAGTGCAGCTAGACGACGACCGGACGGCGTTAGACCAGTTCTTAGAGAGCTGATGGGCCAGGGGCAGTCATGATATGGAACACGGGTGATATGAAGACCTTATTTTAATgtacacttgtaagttttattCCAAAGTTAATATATTGTTGATAAAATGTCGTTTTTCTTAGTTTGTATTAGTTAAAGACCGAATTAAGCGAGGCCGAAAGGCCTACTCGGGGCGCAATTTCATTTATCCGGTTAAGTAGCGGGATTTACATTACGAAATTAGTGTCATGCATGTTGAAATCAGTTTCATGAAAGTAGTTTCGTTTCGATATACATATACAAAAGACTTAATTCTCTTTGATGAAAGTAATTTCGTGAAATAATTAGTGTCGTGAAATTCACAGTATCGCAGTGACCGTGGCCCCATCAGCATCAAAGTTACACGTCCGCACAACGCAGACACTTTCGCGACACTAAGTTTTCACGTCGCATTTACATTACGAAATTTGTTGCATGACACTAATTTCACCAAAAAATCTCGAAATTGATTTGCTTTCATGAAATTAATGCATGCATTacgttattatattattaacgcattcactgccagggggcgtggcctaggaacaaacttgtatgacggtggacgcacatgcagtggcggatttgcagtattttccgccctaggccccaggccctgcaGCCGCCCTTTTATCAGCAgatcagcacccatcatattgactacattttgagttatttcttgttatcatcagcgatttttttttgtcacaatttgccgcccctaaatatcatgccgccctaggcccgggcctactgggccttagggcaaatccgccactgcgcACATGTCCGTCGGggtagtgaatgtgttaagcgcGTAATATATTTGATGTCCTGCCCATGATGCCAGAGGTCAATGCCACTGTGCGAGCGGTACAGCAATAGAATTATGCGCGAgcgatatattttttattttattttatttattcaaacaaaatttATACAGTCTGACAGTATAAACCAAATCACTGTACAATTTAGAGTTAACTTATACGCTTTACAAAAACAGTTTTATAAAATACCACTACCATCCATCGCCTCACAATACTTCAGACAGACACTACATACACCCATCGACTTGCAAACAAATCACTTCCAGGAGCCCATGACAGAAGCGCGTTCAGAAATTTTAGAGCGCGAATGAGAGGAGATTTAAGGTGTGCTGCAGTACGCGTTGCTGGAACTGCAAGAAGGTTATGGTGTCTAGGCCTAAGTTCCTGCTTGGATTGGAAAGGCACAGAGATCCTCACTATCTGTGCCACTAGGTCAGGGCAGTCGGAATCTCCACGCAAGGTTattatcctctagccgcccagagacctataaagaggtctcctgttccatgctaatttgaactttgtgttgacaaaataaaatttattttgcttggcaaggtttgacgtatgggcggctagaggagGAGATAGGAAtaggcgggtcaatgtacgagaTTCTTCGTGCTTCGCGTCCTTACTTTAATACCAATTTGTAAAAAGTTAAAGATCTGAAATAACAGCCCGAATTTAGAGAAATtcatataaatttaatttttatattttgttgaataCCTAAAAAGTTTAAGCTTGCACAATTATCATTTGAAGAACTGAAATTCTTTTTCTTAATATCAATAATAAagtcaaaaatacaaaaacgtATATACAAAGCATTTATGACTAGTAAAAGCACAAAAGACTAGTCGCCTAGTCGGTACTGTCCGTGAATTGTATAAAAAATCCtgaactaataaaaaaaacgaaacagtCACACACAATAACGAGACATCAGAGCTTTATCTCCACAAAAGTGTATAATCAGCTCAGTTCAACATTAAGCGAGTCTAGTCTCTGTCAAGTTTTTCTCATGATGAGATCGCCGCCGCCGTGAGCCGAATGCATTGCTAAATGGTGTTTAATACAGGGACCAGCGTCTTTGATAGAACGACTAGAATCTTCCATCTCCTCGTCTGAAGAGAAATCTGACACGCACAAAGTCATATGCCTCTTCTTAGGCACGACATGAAGTGTCCAACGCGAGCTCTTATGAGTCTTAGCTTCGCGAGCTTCGTCGGTGTCAGACGCGGCTTTTTGACTATCGTTTTTGACAGTTCTTTTATTAGGTCTGTGGTGATCCTTTTTTTCCCCCCTCGGGGGGGTGTGGCAGTTTTTTAGATTAGTAACACTGGCGGTCTTCGAGTTTAAATCAGGAAAGTTCTGGGAATATATCATGACGCTATCGACTTTTTCTTTGTGAAATTTTGCCGCGCGCTTTGGACTCTCGGGTACAGCCTTCTTTTCGCCGCTACTACAACTAGTATTACTATTACTGGTGCTATACTGTTCCTCTGCTTGTTTCTCCAATTCATTAAACTTTGTGTCTATGCTTTCGTCGGAGGCTTTATATTGTTCCAGAGCTTCCTTTTCCAGCTCTTCAAATTTATTCTCCCTAATCACGGGTATGATTTTAGGGTTTAACTTTAGCAGGCCTGGAGTGAATTTCTGTAATCTGACACAGTTTTGTAGATTGATAGTTGATGGTGCGCTCATGCTTAAAACTGTGCTGTACAATCGTTTTTTTCTAAGTCCATCCATAGCTGCAGCGCTTGTAGTCGGCTGTTGGTCGTCTAGGactttttctttaatttccACTTCGGCTTTAGTCTCTTGGACGTTTTCTTTTTCCTCTTTGACCTCTTGCCGGACTAGTTTCGGGGTGTCTTTTTGTCCGAGGCGGCGGTCTGGGATTCTTCGGTTGGTGGGGGCGTAGCGGCAGACGGTGGTGCCGCGGTAGGGCGCGGCGCGGCACAGGGCGGGCAGGCGGCAGGCGCGCTGGAGCGGCGAGGGGGGCGCTTCGAACTGAAACTTTAAAACTTTACAGTTACTATACTTACGGAGTAACAACAGGGAGGTTGACAAGATTTGTATAAGCCTCTATGCCTACAAGATCTCTATGTATCTAACATAGGATTCTAAAATACAGTGGTCATAATTTTCTagtcatcactacaccttataaaacaaagtcccccgtcgtgtctgtctatttgtgtttgtatgtttgcgataaactcaaaactactgaacggattttcatgcggttttcagcCATCGattgagtgattcttgaggaaggtttgtgcataatttgttaacccgtgcgaaggtggggcgggtcgctagttatgaTTATAAAATGTAAACCATAATGTCGAAATTTGATGTTGTCAGCGTCACCTTAGAAATCTTGGGATCTgtgtagggcttccaaataccggacttctttcaataccggtattaatgccgaaactgtcttcatcaataccgggatcccgggatcccggtattgactatgaatcgcttaaattttttgagttttattaaaaaaaggctcactgtaacaccagatatgtatgtccttagcttaggatattaaacaataatcgccatctgcaataatagaGAATATTATGTACGCAAAACTGTAGAGGGCGGCACTAattcaatcacatggcctaccgtgaaacacgacaatcgaaagttcggcttctacctctctatcactcttgcttattcgatcaaTAGAGaaacagataacgaaatttcgactTTCGcgtttcgcgtttcgcggtaaacaaaccgccttgaagcatcaatgtcatatagtaaaacttgtcaaaaaaccggttaaggcgtagtatgtataagttactctatggtttactaaacaaattagtgttgcactctggcggcagaacattgcagtaatactccctattatcatttaaccctccaggttggcaatcattttatccgccttgacTTCACCACTTTCactagtcacatttttagttcaacataataaaccagccaactatattcaaaggaccatgggcaaatTTGTATGGGCACTGTCCCCACCCACCAACAGAAATGAAACATGTCTCATTTAATAGATCTTGGCAAACTGATAATTTTTTACTATGACGAGAATCGCCCTATGTATGGGGTTTTTTTCTGTCCCTAAGCAGTTATGTTTTCATGGCGGTGTTCCGGTTTGAAGAGTGAGACATGGCAGTGCAATTACTGGGTATTGTGGCATAAGATCTTTACGTCACATGGTCGGTAACGCGTATTACGTGATAACCATGAGTTGTTACATCCGTCTATAGGCTGCGGTGACTGTTTACCATCACGCAGCCCCGCATGCTTGTTTATCAATCAActagtataataaaaatacaaaaactttcaatgaaatgagcaaaaaatatgtaaaaacaaaacacggTTTTCCAAGAAAACCCCATACATATGGCGATCCTCGTCATAGTAAAAAATCATCAGGTTGCTAAGATCTATTAAATGAGACATGTTTCATTTCTGTTGGTGGGTGGGGACATttctgcccatggtcctttgccacca
The Cydia splendana chromosome 20, ilCydSple1.2, whole genome shotgun sequence DNA segment above includes these coding regions:
- the LOC134800480 gene encoding uncharacterized protein LOC134800480; the protein is MSFDVDRYSSAWAHIALCADLTWATEPPDDFIIANQRLWAQHCRVSQVLQDSTDSQSSQSSNQCEQTEKRSTSSQSQENGGCSRKSVKDVIPESRLAQFYGNFYYDEAREKSYANANEKSPWRGYNGQGSENSDLTECWMLPEVEYWFRKLLDDAPERTCSRRRHRVPSDDFERWGPCDGAEAALSARVRAAAVRALWAPPPPRPPPRRPPDRAPPSPPRKMRARRRQPRRLPPRAPLPAYCLAPALLCDPKCKFQFEAPPSPLQRACRLPALCRAAPYRGTTVCRYAPTNRRIPDRRLGQKDTPKLVRQEVKEEKENVQETKAEVEIKEKVLDDQQPTTSAAAMDGLRKKRLYSTVLSMSAPSTINLQNCVRLQKFTPGLLKLNPKIIPVIRENKFEELEKEALEQYKASDESIDTKFNELEKQAEEQYSTSNSNTSCSSGEKKAVPESPKRAAKFHKEKVDSVMIYSQNFPDLNSKTASVTNLKNCHTPPRGEKKDHHRPNKRTVKNDSQKAASDTDEAREAKTHKSSRWTLHVVPKKRHMTLCVSDFSSDEEMEDSSRSIKDAGPCIKHHLAMHSAHGGGDLIMRKT